CTGAAAAGATTCTTGCTCCTCTTGGGCTGGTTCTTCATTCCCATCCTGAATGCCGGAGATGGAAATGGATGCAGTTAGCTCCAGGCAGGTTGGATTGGGAAGCTCATAATCAAAGGCATCAACAAGAACAAACACCTCTTCAAGCTTTTGAACCCGTGTTGAAGGGATCGTGATGTCAACAGGGAACCGATGATCCAGCTCTGCTATCCCCTCATCGTTCATTTTCAGCTGTGTCAGCGAACGATAGGAAACCTGCTCTCTGAGTGAGCCTGTTTCCAAATTGAGAGAATTCCCATCATCCATTGCACATGGACGGTACTCTCCATGCAGCATTAAAGCTCCTTTAACACAAACCTGGCCGCCTTCTTCAGTAATCTGAATATCAGGCTCCAGTGCCATTGATAACACTTCTGCAACTTCCTGTCCTTTCTTTAACCAGACAGACTCCTCTATGGAGAAACGCAGCTTCGATGGATTCATGCCTTTCTCCTCCTTTCAGCCAAATATCTCATACGTTACAGGATTATGACCAACTTGGTAAAAATATGATTGGAAAGAGAAGAACAAAAAAACTGCCCCTTAAAGGAGCAGTTTGTCTTTATAGTCTGGAGAAGGCTTTTTCACATGCAGCAATGGTTTTCTCAATATCCTCACCACTGTGTTCAGTTGATAGGAAGAGACCTTCAAACTGGGAAGGAGGAAGTGAGATTCCTTCTTCCAGCATATATTTAAAGTAGCGTGTGAAGTAATCAAGGTTCGATGATTTCGCAGTTTCGTAGTTCACCACGTCCTCATCGGTAAAGAAAAATCCGATCATGGAGCCCGCACGGTTCAAGCTATGCGGAATGCGGTATTTTTCTGCAGCCGCTGCAATCCCCTCAGCTAGGCGGTCGCCTTTTTTCACAAAGTCCTGATACGATTCCGGTGTAAGCTGAGACAAAGTCTCATAACCCGCTGCCATCGCCAGAGGATTTCCTGAGAGGGTTCCTGCCTGATAGATTGGACCGCTTGGTGCGATCTGCTCCATGATCTCCTTCTTCCCGCCGTACGCGCCGACAGGAAGGCCTCCGCCAATGACCTTGCCAAGGCAGGTAAGATCAGGAGTAACGCCAAAATATCCTTGCGCACAATGGTAATCCACACGGAAACCGGTCATGACTTCATCAAAGATTAAAAGAGATCTATATTGTTTGGTTACCTCTCGAAGACCTTCCAGGAATCCTTTTTGGGGAGGGACTACGCCCATGTTTCCGGCAACCGGCTCGACGATAATACACGCAATGTCATCACCGAACTGCTCAAACGCATAGCGTACACTTTCAAGATCATTGTAAGGAACTGTAATGGTGTTCTTAGCGACCGACTCAGGAACTCCCGGGCTGTCAGGAAGTCCAAGCGTAGCCACACCTGAACCTGCTTTAATGAGCAATGAATCGCCATGGCCATGGTAACAGCCTTCAAATTTCAGGATTTTGTTTCTGCCTGTATATCCGCGGGCAAGGCGAAGCGCACTCATCGTCGCTTCTGTTCCGGAGTTCACCATGCGGACGATTTCAATGGAAGGGACCCTTTCTACAACAAGCTTGGCGAGCTTCGTTTCCCACTCGTTCGGAGCTCCAAAGCTCGTACCAAGCTCGGCTGTTTTTTTAAGGGCATCCACTACTATTTCATTGGCATGTCCAAGGATTAAAGGACCCCAGGATAGCACGTAATCTATATACTCATTTCCATCGATATCATAGATTTTGGAACCTTTTCCCCGTTCCATGTATACAGGATCCATGTTTACTGATTTAAACGCACGCACTGGGCTGTTGACACCGCCTGGCATGTATTTCTTGGCTTCCTGAAAGGCTGCACTTGATTTTTTAAAGATTCTCATGTTTAAATCCTCCTGTCCTAGCGGTTTAACCAGCGTGATACATCTTTCGCATGATACGTAATAATCAGATCAGCACCTGCACGCTTCATGCCCGTCAATGTTTCCATCACGATGCTTTCTTCATCAATCCAGCCGTTTTGGGCAGCGGCTTTGATCATGGAATATTCACCACTCACATTATAGGCGACAAGCGGAAGAGGGTAACGGTCTTTCAGTTCACGGAGTACATCCAAATATGCAAGCGCGGGTTTTACCATAAGGAAGTCTGCTCCTTCTTCAATATCCGACTCTGCTTCACGCAGTGCTTCCAGGCGATTGGCCGGGTCCATCTGATAAGATTTGCGGTCCCCGAACTGAGGAGAGCTGTGAGCAGCCTCTCTGAACGGCCCATAATAGGCAGAGGAATATTTTACAGAGTAAGACATGATCGGCACATTTATAAAACCAGCTTCGTCCAGTCCTTCACGAATCGCTGCAACAAACCCATCCATCATGTTGGAAGGAGCAATGATGTCCGCTCCAGCTTTTGCTTGAGAAACTGCTGTGTTTGCAAGCGCAGAGAGTGATTCATCATTCAGAACTTCTCCGTCCCGAATGATCCCGCAATGTCCATGATCCGTATATTGGCAAAGGCATGTATCAGCAATAACGGTAAGCTGCGGAAAACCACTTTTTATTTTCTTGATGGCTTTTTGTACGATTCCATTATGGTCATACGCCGAGCTTCCTGCATCATCCTTATGGTCGGGTACTCCGAAAACCATAACAGAACGGATGTTAAGGTCCACAAGCTCCTGCATTTCCTCTTCTAGATAATCGAGAGATACATGGTAAACACCAGGCATGGAAGGGACTTCCTGCTTAATGCGCTCACCTTCAACAAAAAAGATCGGATAAATCAAATCGTCTGTTCTTACATGCGTTTCCCTCACGAGTGCACGCATGCTCTCACTGCTTCGTAATCTTCTATGACGCTGAAAATTCATATTATTTCTCCTCTCCGATAAAACACTTCACAGCCTCTATTATACCTTCTTCTGTATAATCAGTGGCACTGATCCGCTTATGAAACCCGGATTGTTTCGCTTTTTCCTCTGTTACTGGCCCAATACAGGCTGCCAAAGTGTTCTTCTGGTACATTACCCGGCGATCACCAGCCGCTTCACCGAAATAAACAACACTGGATGGGCTCATAAAAATGATCACGTCCACCTTCTCGGGAAGCTGGTGTATTGATACTTCTGCTTTCTTCGTCTCGTAAACGATGATCTCGGTTACTTGAGCAAGGTCATGTAGCGTATTTGCCACCGTCTGCTTGGCAAGGCTGCCTTTTGGAACGAGTACTTTGGAACCCGGTTTCACTCTTTTCTTTAATTCTACCGCCAGTTCTTTCCCTTCATACTTCCCCGGCATCAGATCAATAGAAATTCCTTTCTCCTCAAGCCTTCGAGCGGTTTTTGGGCCGACCGCCGCTATTTTCTGAGAAGTAATCGTCTTCCCAGTCTCCTGAAGCATTTGAAGAAAATAACGTACACCATTCGCACTCGTAAAGACCACCCAATCAAACTGCTCCAGCTGCTGAAGCACAGCTTCTTCTTCTGAATCCATGGTTGCTTTTGCTATGTGCAGTACCGGAAAGCTGACAGCCTCTGCCCCTTCTTCTTCAAGCTTTGCAAGAAGACTTGCAGATTGATGAGCCGGCCTTGTGACGACAACCGTCTTTCCCGCTAAAGGCCGGGACTTCATATTCCCAGGTCTTTCTTTACTTTCTCAAGGATCTCATGTGCACCTTTCTCCTGAAGCTTAACAGCTAGTGTCACTCCGAGCATGTTGGGATCATCCGAGACAGCCTGCTCCTTGATTACTGTTTTGCCATCAGGAGTAGCAACAAGCCCAGCTAAGGAGATGTCCCCCTCTTCTGTTCTTTCTGCGTAGGCCGCAATCGGCACCTGGCATCCGCCTTCCAGCGTGTGAAGGAATGCGCGTTCTGCCATCACCGTTTTGTACGTGTCTTCATCATTCAGATGCTGAAGAAGAGCTCTTAGCTCAGCATCGTCTTCCCGGCATTCAATAGACAGAGAGCCCTGTCCTACCGCAGGAAGGCTCAGTGACACTGGCAGGTATTCAGTCACCGTATCCGCTGACCATCCCATTCTTTCAAGACCTGCAGCCGCAAGAATGATAGCATCAAACTCACCAGATTTTAATTTACCAAGACGTGTATCGATGTTTCCTCTGATTGATTTAATTTCAAGATCCGGACGGACATGCAAAAGCTGTGCAGCCCGGCGGAGTGAGCTCGTACCGACAATCGATCCTGCCGGAAGCTCTTCTAACGAGTTATATTTTTCTGAAATAAAGGCATCCCTTGGGTCAACACGTTTAGGTGTGCAGCCGATGATCAGCCCATCCGGCAGAACAGAGGGCATGTCCTTCATACTATGTACTGCCATATCAATCTCTTTATCAAGCATGGCCTGTTCAATTTCTTTCACAAACAGCCCTTTACCCCCTACTTTTGAGAGAGTGACATCAAGGATCACATCTCCCTTGGTCACGATTTCCTTCACCTCGAACTCAAAAGGAAGGCCCAGCGCCTTCAATTGGTCAATGAACCAGTTTGTTTGAGTGAGTGCCAGTTTGCTTCGTCTTGAACCTACTATTATTTTTCTCATCTATAAAACCTCCTAAAAGAGTGACCATATGCCTTATTGATACCAAAAATGAAATTCAGTAAGGGTGGATGCCAGAAAATAATTGATCAGAACGATAAGAAAAGCTCCCGTGTTCCAGATCGCCAAGGTCTTTCCTTGAAGACCCTTCGCCACTTTTTGATATAAAAACACACTGTATACCGCGATGACGATAAAAGACGTAATGACTTTGGCGTCAAGCAGTGAAAAGCCCTGTATCTTTAAGAATGCCCAGATCACGCCTAGTATTAAACTTAAAAGCAGAATTGGAACACCTGTCATATTCAGTACAAAGGATAGCCTTTCAAGGGTAGACAGGCTTCCAAGACGCTGCAGCCTCTTGCTCCACTTTTTCTGCTTTAAGAGCCTGTGCTGAAGCAGATACATGATCGAAAAGATAAAAGAGAGGGTGAATGCACCATAGGAAACGAAAGCCATCGTAATATGAATCACCAGCAGCTCCGAAATGAGACGGGTCGACATCTCATCACTCACCTGTTCTCCAGGAGCAAAAAGATTAATAGACATAATCAAAAACCCGAGCACGTTCGTAAAGAATACTAAGAAATCGATCCTGAAAAAATAGTTCATGACCAAAGAGAAAGTCACTAAGATCCAGGCATAAAAAAACAAGCCTTCAAAAGGCGTTAAAATAGGCGGACGGCCTACTTCTATCATTCTCTGGACAAAAAATACCGTCTGCAGCATCCAGACAATAGAAAGCAACCAGAAGGCCATTCGGTTAGCCTTCCGGTTGTTTTGTAAAAAGTCGATAAAATAACCTATGATGCTTAAAGCATACAAGATGATTGTTGTATCATATATCCAATTTGCGTTCTGCATATCAGAAACTCCTCTCTAGGAGCCCAGTGACATTCCCGTTACAGAGGCAATGAAGGGGATGTTTCACTTAACTTTGTTGATTCCATTTCACTTTTTAGCTCTTGCCGTTTAACCTCTTCTTCAAGCGCGAAGATCTTTGTGAAAAATTCAAGCGCCTGATCCGCCCCAGGTTCTCCGGCTTGCTCTTTAATCCTTACAATTGGATCGCGCAGCAGCTGATTCACTATGCTTTTGGTATGCTTGCTCAACACTTTTTTCTCACGGTCCGTTAACTGAGGCATTTTACGCTCAATGCTCTGCATTGTTTCTGCTTGAACAGCAAGCGCTTTTTCACGCAATGCAGTTATCACCGGCACAACTCCAAGCATGTTGACCCATGAATGGAAGCCGATAATTTCTTCTTCGATCATGATCTCGATCTTTTCAGCTTCTTTCTTTCGCTCAGCCAAATTGGCTTCTACGATGCCTTCCAGATCATCTATATCGTAAAGAAAAACGCTTTCCAGTTCGTCCAATGATGGATCCAAATCACGTGGAACGGCGATGTCCACCATGAACAAAGGACGGCCTTTTCTTTGCTTAAGTACAGATTGAACCATCTCTTTTGTAATAACGTAGGAATCCGATCCGGTTGACGTAATGACAATATCGGCATGTGCCAGCACAGATGTTAAATGCTCTATAGGGTGAGCCGTTCCTTCAAACCGCCCAGCCAGTTCTGACGCTTTTTCAAACGTTCGGTTGACGACATGGACACTGGCTACTCCATTGCTGTGAAGATGCTTGGCAGTCAGTTCACCCATCTTGCCTGCACCCACGATTAAGATGTCTTTCTTTTCAAGCCCGCCAAAGATTTTCTTTGCAAGCTCAACAGCAGCATAACTTACAGATACAGCATTTTCCCCAATTTCTGTTTCCGAGTGGGATCGTTTTGCAAGTGTTATTGCCTGTTTGAACAGATGGTTAAAGATTGTGCCTGTTGTTCCTTCCTGTTGTGCAAGAAGGAAGCTGTCACGAACCTGTCCGAGAATTTGCGTTTCTCCGAGAACCATAGAATCAAGACCCGCAGCTACTCTGAAAAGATGCTCGACAGCGATCTCTTCTTCACGGATAAACAAGAACGGATTCAATTCATTTGTATCAATAGAAAACCATTCTGCAAGGAAAGACTTCATGTAATAGCGCCCTGTATGGATCTGATCCACCACGGCGTATACTTCTGTCCGGTTGCATGTTGAAACGATCGTACATTCCAATATGCTTTTCCTTTCCCGCAAAGCCCTCAAAGCCTGGTCCATCTCATTTGGATTGAATGCAACTTTTTCTCGAATCTCAACAGGTGCTGTCTTATAATTTAAACCGACAACAAGGATGTGCATCCCACTCACCCCCTTTATCTCTATCGTAAATACCACAGTAAATATCCATAATCATTATAACATGTACTATGAAATAATCATTTTAAAATTGTGAACAGAATATGAATCGTATGCTATGATAGGACAAGCGAAATAGTTCTTCCCTATTCTGTCCAAACCGTAATAAACTATAAAAAAATAGCGCTAATTTAAAAAAATTATAATCTAATACCCATATAAAAATAACAAATTTCGACCCTTTTAGCAAAGGTTTGATTTACTCGTTTGGCTATTTTCGCAATCTTTGATGCTCTTAGGAGTGGTTGATTTCCGTTTCAGGTTGCTCGCTTTCCGCGGGGCGTGCGGTGAGCCTCTTGGCGCAGGCGCCTGCGGGAGTCTCACCTGTCACGCAAGTCCCGCAGGAGTCTCGCACCTTTCACTCCAATCAACTTGTCAAGGAAGGAAGCTAGACATAAACCCTGCACCAAGCAACAATCTTTAAGATAAGAGCCATTCGTGTCAAATGATTTGGAGGTTATAATGAAAGGTAAAGGAAATTTTTCAGGAATTGTATTGCTGGGAATCGGGCTATTTTTCTTAGCTCGGCAAATGAACGTTACATATGTACTGCCTTATTTAACTTGGCCAACTTTTCTAATCATCATCGGCTTGGCCTTTCTTGTTCAAAGTGCAAGCGGGAAAGAGGGCCCAAGTGCTTTTTCTGCGATCCTGCTGCTTGGCTTAGGCATCCATTTTCACGCCATATCTCATATTGACGGCTGGCCCAAGGAGCCTGCCATGATCATCCTTATTATAGCTCTTGCCTTTTTATATATGTATAAGCAAACCAAAGAGGGCTTGCTGGCAGGCATTGTACTGCTTGCCATCTCAGGATGGAGCTTCTTCAACAAATCAGACACTCCCTCGATCAAAGAATGGTTTTCGTCCATTGAAGGATTTTGGCCGTTCATCCTGATCGGAGTCGGTGCTTATTTTATCTTTATCAAGAAAAAATAAACCAGAGCAGATGCTCTGGTTTATTTTTTTTGTGTGTATCCAAGGATGGTGCTCCATGCAGCATCCTTCCCATAGCCCGTTTCAGAAGAAAAAAGAATCAGCGGATCGTCTGGTTTCTTTTTCAATGTGTCACGGACGACTTTTAAATGTTTTTCCCATTTTCCTTTTGGAATCTTGTCACACTTGGTGGCGACAACGATGACAGGGATGTCATGATATTTCAGCCAATCATACATCATCACATCGTCTTTAGACGGTGCATGGCGTACATCAACGAGCTGGACAACAGCTTTCAGCTGTGGCCTTTCCATGATATAACGTTCAATCATCCTGCCCCAGGCTTCTCTCTCGCTCTTTGAAACTTTAGCAAATCCGTATCCCGGAACATCCACGAAATAGAGCTGCTCATTGATGATGTAGAAATTAAGAGTTTGCGTTTTACCTGGCCGTGATGATGTTCTGGCCAGGTTTTTGCGCGCAATCATTTTATTAATAAATGAAGACTTCCCAACGTTGGAACGGCCGGCGAGGCCGATTTCCGGTAGCTGGTCTTCAGGGTACTGCTCAGGCTTTACAGCCGAAATGACGATATCTGCTTTTGTTACTTTCATTTACTATCTCCCACTAACGCATGTTTTAACACTTCATCCAGATGAGATACCGGTATAAACGCAAGACTGCTGCGGACACTTTCCGGGATATCATCTATGTCTTTTTCATTTTCTTTAGGCATGATAACAGTTTGGATTCCTGCACGATGGGCGCTCAATGATTTTTCTTTTAAGCCGCCGATCGGCAGAACACGGCCGCGAAGTGTGATTTCACCCGTCATGCCTACATCCTTGCGAACAGGCTTTCCTGAAAGTGCGGATACCAATGCCGTTGCGATGGTAATACCTGCAGAAGGGCCGTCCTTAGGTGTAGCTCCCTCCGGAACGTGAATATGAATATCCGTCTTTTCATAAAAGTCCGGATCAATTTCGAACTCCTCTGCTCTGGAACGAACATAGCTCAGCGCCGCCTGGGCGGATTCCTTCATTACGTCTCCGAGCTTACCGGTAAGAATCAATTTCCCTTTTCCAGGCGTAAGAGCGACTTCAATAGACAGCGTATCGCCGCCTGCGGTTGTATACGCCAAGCCTGTAGCTGCTCCTACCTGATCTTCCATCTCAGCCTGGCCATAACGGAAGCGCGGTTTTCCAATATAGCTCTCGAGGTTTCTGTCAGTGATGGTAACCCTTTTCTTCTCTCCTGACACAATCTGTTTGGCTGCTTTTCTGCATAAGCCTGCAATCTGGCGCTCCATGCTCCTGACGCCTGCTTCTCTCGTATAGTTTCGAACGAGTTTAAGAATAGCATCTTCTTTCAGCTGAAACTGCGATTTTGTCAAGCCGTGCTCTTTCAATTGTTTTGGAATAAGGTGATTTTTAGCGATATGAACTTTTTCCACTTCTGTATACCCTGCGATTGAAATGATCTCCATACGGTCAAGCAGCGGGCCAGGGATGGTCGCCAAGCTGTTCGCTGTTGTAATGAACATAACCTTGGAAAGATCATAAGGTTCTTCGATGAAATGGTCGCTGAACGAATTATTTTGTTCCGGATCCAGCACTTCCAATAGGGCAGAGGATGGATCGCCTCTGAAGTCATTGGACATTTTATCGATCTCATCAAGAAGGAACACTGGATTGATCGTACCTGCCTTCTTCATTCCCTGAATGAGACGGCCAGGCATCGCACCGACATATGTTCTGCGATGGCCTCGTATTTCCGCTTCATCCCGCACTCCTCCAAGGGAAATGCGGACAAAATTTCTTCCGATTGCTTTTCCAATGGAACGGGCGAGCGACGTTTTACCGACACCAGGCGGTCCGACAAGACAAAGGATGGGCCCTTTCAATGAATTGGTTAACTGCTGAACAGCCAAATACTCCAGCACACGCTCTTTTACTTTTTCAAGTCCGTAATGATCTTCGTTTAAGATCTTCTCTGTACGGATGATGTCCAGCTGATCTTTCGTTTCTTTTGTCCAAGGCAAATTGATCAGCCAGTCGATATAGTTTCGAATGACCGAGCTCTCAGCAGAAGACCCTGGCATTTTTTCATAGCGGTCCAATTCTTTAAGTGCGATCTCCTGCACATTTTCAGGCATATCCGATTTTTCAATTCTTTCTTTGAGCGAGGAGATTTCGCCTGTTTTGCCCTCTTTATCTCCAAGTTCTTTCTGAATGGCTTTCATCTGTTCACGGAGGTAATATTCCTTCTGTGTCTTTTCCATCGCCTTTTTGACGCGCTGGCCGATCTTCTTCTCCAACCCTAATACTTCTTTTTCATTGTTCAGGATGGAAATAAGATGATTCAATCGTTCCTTTACGTCAACAATTTCAAGAATATGCTGTTTTTCTTTAATTTTTAACGATAGATGGGAAGAAATCACATCTGCCAATCGTCCCGGTTCTTCGATATCTTGCACAGAAGCCAACGTTTCAGGTGTTACCTTTTTGGAAAGGTTTATGTACTGCTCAAATTGCTGAAGAGCCGTTCTCATAAGGGCCTGGATTTCCAAGTCCTTTTCGCCCTGGTCTTCTATCAGTTCTACTTCTACCTCCAAGTATTCCACACGGTCAATGAACTGCTTTATTTTTCCGCGCTTAATACCTTCAACGAGCACACGGATCGTGCCGTTCGGGAGCTTTAGCATCTGATTTACTTTTGAAAGGGTTCCGATTTCATATATTTGTTCGCCGCTCGGATCTTCTACAGCTACTTCCTTTTGTGTTGAAAGGAAAATATGCTGATCATCAAGCATGACTTGCTCCAATGCCTGTACGGATTTTTCCCTTCCTACATCAAGGTGAAGCACCATGGTGGGATACACCAGCAGGCCGCGAAGAGGAAGGAGGGGAAGGATGCGGGTAGTTTGTTCGTCCATTTAACACACCTCCGAATACTGCTTAATGTATTGAATGATTTCAAATTCATGCAGCCTATTTTTAGAATAATGGCATTTTCAGCTTCACAGCAGTATTGAGTTCGCCTCATAGAGCTTAACATACAATTACAATGCCATAAAACAATGAAGAAATTTCTTCAGTCTTTGTACAATTCTACCTATAAAGAGCCATTTTGTCTAATTGGAGCTCGTTTTCATACTCGAAAGGAAAGCCCCCTCTTTAGACAGATTTCGGAGGGGACTGTAAAAAGCCTGAAGCAGGGATGGCCTGCTGATTACCTTTATCCATTTCAGGAAAGGCGAGTTGAAACACCTGAGATAATTTTGTCACTGGAATGATCTCTATGCCAGTGATCTCCCGAAGTATAGCCTGATCGTTATCCTTTGGAATGATGACCTTCTTGACTCCCGCAAGTTTAGCCGCTAATACTTTGGCCATCACGCCTCCGACCGGCTTCACTTTTCCATGTACGCTTAATTCACCGGTCATAGCCAGCTCATTATCAATCTCCACATTGTGGATCGCTGAATAAATTGAAGTCGCGATCGCGATCCCTGCTGACGGCCCATCGACCGGCCCGCCGCCTGGAAAATTGACATGAATATCATACAGCGCAGAATCTACTCCCATATTTCGAAGGACGGTCAGCACATTTTCGACCGATCCTTTTGCCAGGCTTTTTCTTCTGATCGATTTTGTATTATTGCCGATCGATTCTTCTTCCACTATACCTGTTATCGTAATCGTACCCTGTTTTTTCGCCGGTAAAACGGTGACTTCAATCTCCAGCAATGACCCGCTGTTAGGGCCGTAGACTGCAAGTCCGTTTACTAGCCCCACCTTTGGTTCTTCAGAGATCTTATTCTCTGGACGCGGAGTCATCTGACTTGAATGGATGACCCATTCCAAATCCGCTTTTTTGATGAAATTTCGGTCTTCTGTAATCGCCAGCCCTGCTGCGATCTGCATCATGTTTACGGCTTCACGGCCATTTTTAGCATACTTGGAAAGCAGTTCGACCGAATCTTCTTCAACATTCATGTTTACTTTATCTGCTGCTTTCATAGCGATCTGCTGAATTTCCGGAGACTGAAGCTCTCTAAAGAAGACTTCCAGACAACGTGAACGGATAGCAGGCGGAATTTCATCAGGCGTCCGTGTGGTTGCCCCAATCAGTCTAAAATCAGCAGGAAGGCCATTTTGAAAAATATCATGGATGTGTGAAGGTATGTTTGTATTTTCTTCGTTATAATATGCGCTCTCTAAAAATACTTTTCGGTCTTCTAGTACTTTGAGCAATTTATTCATCTGAATCGGGTGAAGTTCTCCAATTTCATCGATAAAAAGGACGCCGCCGTGAGCGTTTGTTACCGCTCCTTGTTTTGGCTGTGGAATTCCGGCCTGCCCCATCGCCCCCGCTCCCTGATAGATTGGGTCATGAACGGAACCGATCAAAGGATCTGCAATCCCACGCTCGTCAAATCTGGCTGTCGTTGCATCCAATTCAACGAACACCGAAGTGGGACGGAATGGCGACTTCTTATTCCGCTTCGCTTCTTCCAGTACAAGACGTGCTGCAGCGGTTTTTCCGACGCCTGGAGGTCCATAAACAATCACATGCTGTGGATTAGGTCCGCAAAGCGCAGCATGCAGAGCCTTGATACCATCCTTCTGGCCAACGATATCAGCAAACTTCCCCGGTCTTACTCGTTCAGACAGCGGTTCAGTCAATGAGATCGACCGCATCTTCCGCAATTGGTCCATTTCCTTCTTTGATTCTTTATCAATACTCACTTTTTGAGTGCGCTGGCTCTTCAACAGGTTCCAAAAGTAAAGTCCAATTACAATTCCAAAAAACAGCTGAATGAGTAAAGCGATTCCAGTCCAGTTCATTTCTTCCTCCCGAATTTTTTTTATGCTCCTAGTATCTCCGAGTGGGTACCGGACTAAACAGAGAAAATGGAAAAGCTGAGGAGGTTATGCTTTAGAATCGCTCAAGTTTTCATAGATTAAAAACAATGCCTTTGTAAGTCAATGGTGCAGTAAAAACTTGAGTGTCTCTTTCAGCTCAGTATGGCTTTAATAAACCCAAAACAAAAAAACCAGCCCCTAAAGGCTGGTTTTAATTCTTCTTACGCACTTTCTTTCGGTGTTTCCTTTTTAGGTTCCACAATTGTACCGTCCTCAAGTTCGAGTTTCGGCGGAACTTTATCAGCTACCGTTTCTTTTGTAATGATACACTTAGCCACGTCTTCTCGGGAAGGAAGTTCGAACATAACGTCCAGCATCATTCCTTCAATGATAGAACGCAGACCACGTGCACCAGTTTTGCGTTCGATAGCCTGATTGGCAATTTCAGTAAGAGCTTCTTCGTTGAACTCAAGTTCAACACCATCAAGATCAAGAAGCTTTTGGTATTGCTTAACAAGCGCATTTTTTGGCTTTGTCAAAATTTCAACAAGTGCATCCTCATC
This genomic stretch from Fictibacillus marinisediminis harbors:
- the hemL gene encoding glutamate-1-semialdehyde 2,1-aminomutase — protein: MRIFKKSSAAFQEAKKYMPGGVNSPVRAFKSVNMDPVYMERGKGSKIYDIDGNEYIDYVLSWGPLILGHANEIVVDALKKTAELGTSFGAPNEWETKLAKLVVERVPSIEIVRMVNSGTEATMSALRLARGYTGRNKILKFEGCYHGHGDSLLIKAGSGVATLGLPDSPGVPESVAKNTITVPYNDLESVRYAFEQFGDDIACIIVEPVAGNMGVVPPQKGFLEGLREVTKQYRSLLIFDEVMTGFRVDYHCAQGYFGVTPDLTCLGKVIGGGLPVGAYGGKKEIMEQIAPSGPIYQAGTLSGNPLAMAAGYETLSQLTPESYQDFVKKGDRLAEGIAAAAEKYRIPHSLNRAGSMIGFFFTDEDVVNYETAKSSNLDYFTRYFKYMLEEGISLPPSQFEGLFLSTEHSGEDIEKTIAACEKAFSRL
- the hemB gene encoding porphobilinogen synthase — protein: MNFQRHRRLRSSESMRALVRETHVRTDDLIYPIFFVEGERIKQEVPSMPGVYHVSLDYLEEEMQELVDLNIRSVMVFGVPDHKDDAGSSAYDHNGIVQKAIKKIKSGFPQLTVIADTCLCQYTDHGHCGIIRDGEVLNDESLSALANTAVSQAKAGADIIAPSNMMDGFVAAIREGLDEAGFINVPIMSYSVKYSSAYYGPFREAAHSSPQFGDRKSYQMDPANRLEALREAESDIEEGADFLMVKPALAYLDVLRELKDRYPLPLVAYNVSGEYSMIKAAAQNGWIDEESIVMETLTGMKRAGADLIITYHAKDVSRWLNR
- a CDS encoding uroporphyrinogen-III synthase, whose translation is MKSRPLAGKTVVVTRPAHQSASLLAKLEEEGAEAVSFPVLHIAKATMDSEEEAVLQQLEQFDWVVFTSANGVRYFLQMLQETGKTITSQKIAAVGPKTARRLEEKGISIDLMPGKYEGKELAVELKKRVKPGSKVLVPKGSLAKQTVANTLHDLAQVTEIIVYETKKAEVSIHQLPEKVDVIIFMSPSSVVYFGEAAGDRRVMYQKNTLAACIGPVTEEKAKQSGFHKRISATDYTEEGIIEAVKCFIGEEK
- the hemC gene encoding hydroxymethylbilane synthase, whose translation is MRKIIVGSRRSKLALTQTNWFIDQLKALGLPFEFEVKEIVTKGDVILDVTLSKVGGKGLFVKEIEQAMLDKEIDMAVHSMKDMPSVLPDGLIIGCTPKRVDPRDAFISEKYNSLEELPAGSIVGTSSLRRAAQLLHVRPDLEIKSIRGNIDTRLGKLKSGEFDAIILAAAGLERMGWSADTVTEYLPVSLSLPAVGQGSLSIECREDDAELRALLQHLNDEDTYKTVMAERAFLHTLEGGCQVPIAAYAERTEEGDISLAGLVATPDGKTVIKEQAVSDDPNMLGVTLAVKLQEKGAHEILEKVKKDLGI
- a CDS encoding cytochrome c biogenesis protein translates to MQNANWIYDTTIILYALSIIGYFIDFLQNNRKANRMAFWLLSIVWMLQTVFFVQRMIEVGRPPILTPFEGLFFYAWILVTFSLVMNYFFRIDFLVFFTNVLGFLIMSINLFAPGEQVSDEMSTRLISELLVIHITMAFVSYGAFTLSFIFSIMYLLQHRLLKQKKWSKRLQRLGSLSTLERLSFVLNMTGVPILLLSLILGVIWAFLKIQGFSLLDAKVITSFIVIAVYSVFLYQKVAKGLQGKTLAIWNTGAFLIVLINYFLASTLTEFHFWYQ
- the hemA gene encoding glutamyl-tRNA reductase; its protein translation is MHILVVGLNYKTAPVEIREKVAFNPNEMDQALRALRERKSILECTIVSTCNRTEVYAVVDQIHTGRYYMKSFLAEWFSIDTNELNPFLFIREEEIAVEHLFRVAAGLDSMVLGETQILGQVRDSFLLAQQEGTTGTIFNHLFKQAITLAKRSHSETEIGENAVSVSYAAVELAKKIFGGLEKKDILIVGAGKMGELTAKHLHSNGVASVHVVNRTFEKASELAGRFEGTAHPIEHLTSVLAHADIVITSTGSDSYVITKEMVQSVLKQRKGRPLFMVDIAVPRDLDPSLDELESVFLYDIDDLEGIVEANLAERKKEAEKIEIMIEEEIIGFHSWVNMLGVVPVITALREKALAVQAETMQSIERKMPQLTDREKKVLSKHTKSIVNQLLRDPIVRIKEQAGEPGADQALEFFTKIFALEEEVKRQELKSEMESTKLSETSPSLPL
- a CDS encoding LiaF transmembrane domain-containing protein, which encodes MKGKGNFSGIVLLGIGLFFLARQMNVTYVLPYLTWPTFLIIIGLAFLVQSASGKEGPSAFSAILLLGLGIHFHAISHIDGWPKEPAMIILIIALAFLYMYKQTKEGLLAGIVLLAISGWSFFNKSDTPSIKEWFSSIEGFWPFILIGVGAYFIFIKKK
- the yihA gene encoding ribosome biogenesis GTP-binding protein YihA/YsxC, which translates into the protein MKVTKADIVISAVKPEQYPEDQLPEIGLAGRSNVGKSSFINKMIARKNLARTSSRPGKTQTLNFYIINEQLYFVDVPGYGFAKVSKSEREAWGRMIERYIMERPQLKAVVQLVDVRHAPSKDDVMMYDWLKYHDIPVIVVATKCDKIPKGKWEKHLKVVRDTLKKKPDDPLILFSSETGYGKDAAWSTILGYTQKK